A region of the Chaetodon trifascialis isolate fChaTrf1 chromosome 7, fChaTrf1.hap1, whole genome shotgun sequence genome:
cagcagaaaataaagttGTTTATTCATGAAAGCATTGTGTAGCTTTACTTGCGTATAAATCAATCATATTACAAATATAAAGAACATAAtacaattttccatttttagctTATTAATCTTTTGATTTCAAGTATGATGTTTAGTGCATTAATAATCAGTAAATCACAGCTTACTATTATTAGCAGAGGGTGGGGCCACATCCACCACCACCTTGCCCAGGTTTTTCCCAGCATACATGTAGTCCACAGCCCGGAAGATTGACTCCAGGCCTATGAACCTCCCCCCCTGTGCCAAATCCCCACCGTCCACCTCACACACTAGCTTCCCTTtggcaaacatctgcatcatgCTACCCAGAGCCTCCCTGTAGTCACTGAGGAAGTGGGGCAGGAAGAAACCTCGCATGCTGGCCGACTTCTGGAGCAGCTTGACCGGTAGCGTCCCCCCTTTGAAGGGCGGGATCCCTGATGCGGTCTGGTACCCTGAGATGAAGCCAATCACGATCAGCCGGCCCTTGTTGGCCAAACTGTTGACTGCGAGCTCCAAGACGCTGCCTCCAACTGACTCATACACCACGTCTACGCCTTGGGGATACTCTTTCCTCAGCGTCTtcgccaggtcttctgtggtgTAGTTGATCGGCCTGTCGCAGCCGATTGATTTGAGGAAGCCCGCTTTCTCGTTGGATGAACAGGTTCCAATCACGTGGCAACCGGCCTGTTTGGCAAACTGCACTGCAAACTGTCCTGTTCCCCCTGCAGCCGCCGTGACCAGTACTGTCTCACCTTTGGCCAGGTCGCCCAGACGTTTCAGGGCGATGTAGGCCGTGGCACCGCTGAGCAGCAGGGTGAGGATCTCTGGCTTCACCGTGGGGACGGGCACACTCTCCTTGGCTGGCACTACCGTGTACTCAGCAAACGCACCGCTGCCGAAGTAGGCCACAGTGTCCCCGATGGTGTAACGGGAGCTGGCGCTAAGGCCGAGGCCAACAACCTCACCGATACCCTCGAAACCGGCATCAAAGGGGGGCTTCACGGAGGGGTCGTAACGGCCTGCTGAGTAATTAATATCAGAGGCGTTGATTCCCACataactgaaacacaaacataaaaacaaattgtGGATTAAAGGTGAGACAGTAAAATGACGTTGTGGACAAAATGCACACATCACACGCACGATCATGGAGAGAAGCGTTTAGGTGGTCATTAATGTGAGCTTGCGTTTCCTGAATTCCTGTCTGAAGGTCAAGGCTTCGGCTTCCCTCTCTAGACATGTCTGCACGGGGCACAAACACTCCGCTTTGTTTTGGCAATGATTCCTTTTTCTCTGGAAGAGAACAGTCCAGCCCTGACAGGGGAAGGTTTGTATCACAAAACACATAGCATGATGTCATGATTCATTGTCTTCAGAGACACCCACAACAAACTGCACTTTTAAAATCTCAGATAGTTGCTTCTTGCCTCAACACGAAGACGACTGTTTTCATCTTACTTTGGTAACATGTTGGAAACAAATATGTGAGAAAGGAATgtataaataaatcatttacagtCTTTTAGAGCGGCACGCATGCTGCGCCTCATTACTGTGCATGTCACACGTGTACTTTGAGCTCGTAGATAATGCTTCTGTGGTTTATAGCTGGGTCACAGTGATACAACAGAACACCTTGATTTGACGACTTCACATCTATAGAATCAGTTTTGCACATAACTAAAAATACAGGGCCACTAGAGTTTAGACAAATTAAAATAAGTGGATATGTGACAGTGAATCCACGGTCTGTTCAAACAAAAACCTCAGAGACACTTGTGAATCTAACAATCATCTCACCAAGACGACGTTCAGCAAACTTAAAACCCAAACAAGCATTTTAATATGATAACATGACAGGTGTCGCTGATTTGTGAGATGACAATTGCGACTTTGAAAAACACTAAATGAAATGTAGGTCTGTATAGTTGCTttacagcaaaacagcaaacagtgtaTTCAGAGTGTGTACTGTAGAGTGCAAGAGTGTATtcttatcaataaataaataaataaataaataaataaataagagaaaATGTAGAATTTGGAACCAAGCATGATGGtccagttcaaaaaacatcataaaaagcatcatcatcatcatttctacCATTTATGTGACTACATTTACGTTTTCTTGAAACGTGTGCACGCGGGTGAAGTGTGAGGGTGCACAGAGACTTGAGGAGCTGCTGTACGTCGAAGAGATCTGCTCAAACAATGCATTTAAATTCGAACAACTAAGTTTCATTCCTTCCCTGTGAATAAATCCACCTCTTTCATGGCAGTCCTGAGCTTTTCAATGATCAATTTCTCACTCTGAGATTCCTCATTTAATCTTTTTTCGTATTTCATTAAGGTTGCGCCGATACTGTGCGATACAGGACGCAAGGTTCTCAACCTGCACTACAATgccacaaacagaaatattatGGTTTCTCTCTTAGTTCAGACATCTTCACTGATCCCTGCTTCACTAACACagacaaaggtcaaaggtcttAGTTCACAAGCAGCTGAACACTGTCTTGCAGTGAGATGCTAATGTACTACGCTTCCACTCAATCTGATGGACACTACATATTTTATTGGCAGTAAACACCACCATAAACCCTGAGGTGCATTTGTGTAATGCTAATTTCACTTTTAGAATCAGATCAGGCATACACTCACTCAGTAATGTAGTAGTAAATCAAAATTAGGGTAAGATATTACCTCCGGCTGAATCAGAAATAGAACCAGAAATCTTAATGTTTTCAAAAGACGCATTCATTTACGCCTTTCCACTGGTGTAGTTTAATAGTGTTTATCAATGTGTAAACCAATCACTGAATCACTGAGTCTGTGTCAGGCTCACAGAGGCATGGAGACTGACTTCAGGTGAATACACTGCTGGCTTCTGCTGCTGGGAATGAGAGCAATGATACTGCAATTCCCGCGCCATGTAACACCGCATCTCCttctccatcatctccatctcttgATGCCAGCCTGAGCCCCCCCTCCATGACTTTCTGTTTGCAGTTTGGTGACgtagagagacaggaggacagagagagagagagagagagagagagagagagagagagagagagagagagatgccgAGATGGATTGATAGACAAATGCAGAGAGGGCGGAACTTGGAATTACAGTACAGCGCTTATTCCTCACGTATTTTGCCAtcttgtgatgatgatgatgatcgcAGGTGCTGGACATGGGTGAATCGAGGTAAGCGGAGCCCTTTATGCAACTTCTCAACATTACTGTGATGGATCGACATCAAATAATGATCCACAAATAGAACGCATAACACGCGTCGGGCCACCTATAGCGAAGGcgcggagagagagagagagggagagagagagagcagcagtgtctgtttctggccacctttcaaaaacaacaacttacCGATTTCTGACGAGCAAGTCCGCGTCCCCGGGTGTCGGAACCGCAACCGTTTGCATAGACACGGCCTCTCTGAAATTAGGACTGAGCTTGTTTACGACCAGCTTTCTCATGCTGCTCGGTATGGAGGATCCTTTAAAATCCATGAAGTGCGCTGAGTAGGACATGTCTATGATAAAGCGCCGCGCAGTCGGATGAACTCCTGAAAGTGCGTCTGTGCCTCTGCGCCCTCCGCCGATTACCGATATCGCTCTCCTGCCGTTTCTCGTCAGTAGCAGGCTGGACATGGCTCCGAAATGTGACAAAGTTCATGGACAACTTGACACACGTTCGAGGCAGTAATGAGCCCGACTGCCGTTAGCCTGCGCTGTAGGCTCTTCCCCTCTGCACATGCACAGCGTGCAGGCCAGGCCAGCCAAAACGCGCtgttaaacaaaaataaaagccacgTCGCTTTGTAGCGGGACTCTCGGTTACTTAtgcaaaaagggaaaagaaaaaaaggaagcaagTATTCGGGATTAAAAACGTTGCACTGGCGCAGCCTTGTAAGTAGCGCAGCAGCGCCCCAGACTTGTCGTCGGAGTCCCTCCCCTTCCCGGACACAACACTCACTTCCTAGTAAGGTGAAACAAATCAATCCTCGTCTCCTAACGTATCCTCAACCGCTTTCCTCCCACGAAAAAACCACGCCAACCCCGACGAATCCcctcaaacatgcaaaaaatgccaaatataaTCGCAGAACGTGTTGCGTAAAGGCGCTCTCATTTAACCAGcgtttctcttttcctttttttttttttttttttttttttttggagggggcTCTAGCCGAAACATATGTTTGCGCCCACATGTTACACCTGTAACCAAAGCCTGCATCGGCGGGTTGTCAGAGTGTGCTGTTCGCGTTGCGTTCATGCACGTTTCATGTGGCGGTGTTGTCATCTATTGTCATCTGACTGTCATTTTCTGGAAGCATCGATGCTGTTCACAATAATCGTGTAACACTGTTACTACACCGTATTGGACCACTAAAGCCCTGTGGGAGTCGAACCTGTGGCTCCTGCTGTACCAGTGGCCAGCTTTTATCACCTAAGGGTGACATCTAAGTTGCAACAGCCTTATTGTTGAGTAGTACTTGAGGTTTGCCATACATGTGCGTATAAGTTTGGTTTCAGCTGATCTGCCGTTAAGTTCCGAAATGATTCTTTCCCTTTGTCGGAGGTTCTGGATGTTTTAGAGcaaatggagagggagagagagaaagagagaggggggaaaacaAGACAATTAAAAAGATTGACAGGTAGGCTCCTCTGTCAGGGGTGACGCTTGTGGAGAGGGGAGGAGTAAAAATGTAGCAGGAAAAGCCACTCGATGCGTCTGTCTATCAGTTGAGACTGTCTGAAACAGCTTCTGGATCCACCGCGtttccatttttcctcttttgggAGACCTCGGATCAGTCCCTGGagtttttccttcctctttttgcctttttaaagaGACAAATATTTTAGTCCATGTCGACCTGAGCTGTTGTTGGCGAAGCTTGGATGCGCCTGCGTCTTGTttgtttcccctctctctcaagTGATATCCTCTCCACCGCATCAACcacccctccaaaaaaaaaaaaaaaaaaaaaaaaaaaacgactctGGCCATGATGCGATGAGATGAGCGGTGGAAATTATTTCCAAGACTCTTAAAACGTAAGTAAGAGAGAAAGCCCGGTCGTCCcgcttatttttattttttcaatgggagagaaagaggggaggaggggagggaggaaaaagtcTCCGCCGGACTGGTGAGGCTGGATCCGGGCTGAGGTGGCGTGGTGGTGACGGGACTGACATTAACCCATCTAATGCCTGTCTAtctattttctcctctcccctttctctGTTTCAGGTCTCtggcagaagaagagaaggaaacaTAAGGATACACTACTTATCAGAGCTGCGTGCTGCGCTTACACGGGACTTAATTGTTTGGTTACCGCcagagtttatttatttttttaggtTTGGTGTGCGTAAAAGGCGCAGCGAAGTACAGTCCCCCTTCAAAGAGCACTGGAGATaagggggattttttttccgGGGGAGTGAACTGAAAACTTGGGTTTCAAGGTGctttcttgctgctgctgctgctgcttcttttttgtACCCTGCCACGAGAGACATGAAGGAAGATGATCTTTGATGGACATGAAGGTATCAGGAGCTGGCCGAATCCCTTCGTAATTTTTCCGCTTGTTGTCGAAGCCGATCCAGCTATCAAGTCCAAAAAACAGCAGCCAGTTTGAAAAGAAGACATTTCCAGCTCCGAGATCAAAACCCCTTCCCCCGAAAAACGGGATGATTTTCCAAAACTGATAGACTTGATTTGTTTGTAATTCCTGCATGAGAAGCACCGTGGAAAGTGACGGTCACTATGCCGAGGAGAAAGCAGCAAGAGCCGCGGCGATCAGCAGGTATAACCCGCCCCTCCATAGCGACCATTTCCCATCCCAGAAGCCAACTAGTTTTTATTTACAAGTAGCAAATGAAAAGCTCTCCTTCCATATCACATTCTCTACGTGTGCTGCATGCTGAGATTTATTTTACAACTCAGTTTAAACTACATTTGTTGTATTATTAACACAACGCGCAACTCAACCCCTGACCCACAgttgtgtttaaaatgtgtctAATTGCGCAAATGACGCACATGTATGCGCAATTACACtttgagatttttctttttttatcctccTTTGCCAGGAAAGTTCTCTTAAGAATGGTGAGATAAACTAAATGGCATGTTATGGGGGATAAAAGGCAGCTTTTGAGGTTCAAGAGTGAGTAATGATGAATAATTGACTGGGAAAGAAGGGGGAGAAAACTGGCGAGAGCCggtttttcctttctttctattttattAGAGGATTGCCATCCTTGATTTGATGCGTGATTGATCGCCTGTCATGTGGCAGTCTTTGATCTATTCATCCCTGATAAACATCAATAAATCCTTCCATGAAGACAGGCATGCCTCTGGTAGGTTTAGCCActcactttctcacacacacacacgcgcgcgcgcgcgcacaacCCTCCTGTTGTCTCAACCAGGAACCGAAAAGCCAAAAAAAGTTGCGAATTAGGACGGAAAAACAGCCCATTTTAATTTAAGGGAAGGCACTAAATGCAGACGAAAGGACGAGTGTATGTTGAATAGATCAGAGGGAAAATCAACCCAAACACTCCTTTTTTAATCAGGTGTTTGATTCCCCTCCTATGCCATTTCTTTACAGAGATAAAtgttgagggttttttttaacgTGTTCACATCCAAATTCTCCCCACATTCTCTGTAAGAATCAGTCCAGTAATGAAATCAATATCCACTGCTGGAGGGGAGTATTATATTTGCAATGTGACCAACTGATAAAACCAGGTCTTGGCAGAGGACCGACAAGGTTGACTTCTAGTGGTTTGGATTTGGactcccccttttctctctcgtCTCCCCGCAGCCTTTAAACAAATGTAAATGAGTGACAGGGGTTTCTACCTCTGTGCTAATGAGGCCGGGCCTTTGAAGTTAGGCATTAACAACTGGAGTGAACAAAAGACAGTTACAGAATTTTAAAGAGATTTTGAAATATGAGGTGCAAAGCGGGTCGAACAGGAGGGCCAGCAGACGAAGACTTTGAACTCAGCAGGTTTTATCATTTAAAGCGGGGagctggtggtgatgatggtgatgaggatgaggaggaggatgagaaggagTGTAGGATGGAGAACATTCAACCGGTGCTCGCTGTCGACTCCTTTCTTTCCCCACTTTGCCTTTCTGGCAGAGCGCTTCTCACATGATTTCTGGCCCACACTACGAAGAAAGATTTCAGATTTAGATACTGAGCTTCACTTGACTTTTCtgagtgtttgcgtgtgtgtgtgagagagagtttTGGTTGTTGTGGCCACAGAGCCCGCTGGATTAGGTCGGCCATGGTGGGAGCAGAATGACTCCCGTTTAGCTTCTGCATGTAGATGGAggcatgaaaacatgacatcGCTGtgacccctccctcccctccctcccctcaccacacacacacacgcacgcacacacacgcacgcacgcacgcacgcacacacacacacacacacacacacacacacacacacacacacacacacacacatatgcacgcacCACACGCACACCATTGATCCATTACACTGTCCACTGAGTGCCATGCACATCATGGGTTGTAATGGTCAATCACAGCTTGGCACAGGGGATGCTTTCCATTCTTCCATGAACATGACAGTCGGTCAGAGATAACACCCTCCACTCCACGTTCCCAGTAGCAACAAATaactaacacacatgcacgcacgcacacacacactctaggCTAGCCTGATGCTCCACTGGGAGCTGGTACTGACCTGTGGcttcctctttgtgctgctgctcagagaggAAATTGCTCATGGTGGGACTGTGCATGGAAATCAGAGCTCAGacaattaaaacaacaataGCAGACCTGTCTCGACgggtttctttccttttttttttttttctcaccttgTATCTTTTGGGAGAATATCATTTGTTATGTAATGTTCATTTTAGTGATTCAAGGCCAAATCCTGCATAAAATATCCCACAACACTAGAAATTGCTAAAGTCATAATTGTGGAGTTTGACAATCAGTTGCACAAATGTTGCAGGGAATTTTTCCATCTTGTAGTTTGcttgtaaataaatgtatttaatggCGTCGTAGCAACCACTGAATGTTCCCCTAAATTTTAAATTGTCTTTAAATTTTAGGATTATTTAATGCAATTCTTATAGTTGCTAACAGATAATTCATATTTCGACACGTAATTATTATCTTTAGAGGGTTTTCTCAAGTAATATTTtgaagcttgtgtgtgtgtgtgtgtgtgtttgtgtggtgttgGGATGCACAGAAAATGGCCAATActaatggcattttttttttgcagataaaaatgtgctGTCTGTAGCTCTCATAGCTCTgtagcttttaaaaaaaatcttttttataATTTTCAGAATCCATGTTTAGAAACCCAAACAGATTGAGAGCAACCTTGACTACCTGCATTGGAAAGTGTGTAAAAAAAGTATAAattttcctctttccatttttccatgCACAGATGcatgtccctgtgtgtgtgtgttattacacTTGCAGCCTCACCTCATCACTAAACCGCTCGATTTAAAggtgaggaggacaggagggaagGCAGGAACAATTAAAAGTCAGGATGGAGTGATACTGTCTTTCATCCAAGGCAGGCTTACATAGTcttagaggaggaggatgaggaggaagagcagataaGATAGTCGCGGTTATTTCTGCGAAGCACAATGTTTAATTATAagaaagacgtgtgtgtgtgtgtgtgtgtgtgtgtgtgtgtgcgtgtgtgtgtgtgtgtgtggggggggggtaaggTTGCTTCCCGTTGGCTTCATTAGAGAGAGCCCTAATTATCTGTGGAGCTGATGGATTTGTGACAGGCCCTAACGATTAATGCTGACAAATTCAGTAAGGTGTCAAGTCCGCAGCTGCCTTGATGTAATCAAGTTGATATTATACAGTCCCCATAGCCTCTAGTGCAGGACCAACTCAATTTGCCTGTGCAGGTGACAAATGGACTTTGCTACCTGACTAATCACGTCAGGAGACAATGCCAGTTAATGACCTCAGTAAGCCCCCGccgcccccacccccaccactcTTATAACCTTGTAACAAGCAAGCCAGACCAGCTACAGCACatcatcctctctccctctgttctctctttattttctactgttcctttgtttgcattttgagtCCTTTCAATTAGAAAGCTTAATGTTCGTGTCGAGGTTGCAGTGCATCCGCgcaaactttcctctttgttttcggCTGGAATGTGAAGGTGGAAATTTTCCAACTGCGagagatttatttattcttatATTAATGACACGACTCAGGCCTGTTCTAACCACTTGATATATCAGCACTCCAAAGTAATCCCACGAAcccttttttaaaatccagACATTCTGTTGGAAGTTTTTACACTTTCGCATGTGTTGCAGCCCTGCTAGTAAATCACCACCACATCATAACACGGTTTTCACGTACTTTGGCCGAACGTCCTCCCAAATCATTGCTGTAGCTGCCTCGCTGAGGGCCTGCAGTTTATTCCGAGCAAGAGAATCACAGTGCCCAGGGATTAATGATTTTGCATGCCCGGGGTAGCTAAGATTACACAGCGACCTTTGTGCTCTTACGTGACGATGCTGTTATGTGATATTCTCCCTCGAAATAATCAGCATGCTGAGATTTTTGTGCCCCCCTACCCTTCTGTCTACACCAGCGTCCTAAGGAATACAGCCGTGCATGGCCTCTAGGTGTGCTTTTTCCGCTTTTCACATTGCCAGCTTTGAACACCACCCTCCTTGCTGAAAATTAGAACAGTCTTGTTTTGATGAAAAGTTGATTTTGAGCAAAGTAACTAGTGTCTCTGGCCTGAAAGTTGGACTGTCTTATAACTTCCGATGCCTTAAAGGCTCTGCAGCTTCTGAGAAGGGAGAAGTTTATGTAAGAATTCAgtgaaaaaagtgtgtgtatgtttgtttgtgtgtgtgtgagagagagagtgagacagaggcgaagagagcgtgtgtgtgtttgtagcttAGCACTGACCGGTGTTAGTTTTCCTGGAATGAATAACTTGAACGAGTGTAGCGGTAACCACGCCACGTTAGTCATCCTCTTTAGCAGGGCCTGCCTTTAGATCCCCTCTCCGTTCCCCCACAGGAGCATGAAAACAACCTCCAACAGCAGCTCCACATATTTCTCACTTCTGACTGTCATATCTGTTCACTATTCGCAGTCAAAACGAGGGATATCAGACAGAGCAGGAACACATATTGATCCACAGCAGCCAGTTTTATCCCCCCCCTTCAGTTTTCCTGCATGTTTCCTGGGCAGTCCCCTCAGCGTGTATGTGTTTGCCGGTCGGACCCAACTTGAGGTTACGCTAATTGGAGCGGTGGTGTCGTTAGCAGGTGGCATCGATCGACCTCGTCGATAGCCACTTTTGCTCCCGCGCCACCCTCTGAAACTATTAGTTAAATTTACATCTGGGATTTCAGgcagtcaaaggtcaaacatgcTCAGCTCGCTCTTCTAATGCCTCGAGTCACCACAAGTGCCcctgtgttagtgtgtgtctgtgtgcgtgtggtgtTTGTTTCTTAGTTAACATGCATTAGTTACGTTTCTTATCCTTGCAAATGCAGTTCTtttgcagacagaaaaaaattcCATTGCGTTTTCCAAAACATTGTCCAGATCAACATGAAATGGGGTTTTTTGGTATTGATTATCAGTGAATAACTAATTTAGTCAAATGGAAAATGTTAGCAAGGTTGAAGCTGCA
Encoded here:
- the LOC139334317 gene encoding prostaglandin reductase 3-like, yielding MSSLLLTRNGRRAISVIGGGRRGTDALSGVHPTARRFIIDMSYSAHFMDFKGSSIPSSMRKLVVNKLSPNFREAVSMQTVAVPTPGDADLLVRNRYVGINASDINYSAGRYDPSVKPPFDAGFEGIGEVVGLGLSASSRYTIGDTVAYFGSGAFAEYTVVPAKESVPVPTVKPEILTLLLSGATAYIALKRLGDLAKGETVLVTAAAGGTGQFAVQFAKQAGCHVIGTCSSNEKAGFLKSIGCDRPINYTTEDLAKTLRKEYPQGVDVVYESVGGSVLELAVNSLANKGRLIVIGFISGYQTASGIPPFKGGTLPVKLLQKSASMRGFFLPHFLSDYREALGSMMQMFAKGKLVCEVDGGDLAQGGRFIGLESIFRAVDYMYAGKNLGKVVVDVAPPSANNSKL